The genomic segment GGTTTTGGCCCGGGCCTTCGATCTCTTCGATGGACAGGGTCGACCAGCGCCGGCGCGCGGCCTGCTCGCGCGCCAGATTCTGCGCGACGGTGAACAGGTACGCTTCGGGGTTGGCGATCGGCTCGCCCTTGCCTTCATGCGCACGCAGCAGGCGCAGATAGGTTTCCTGCACCAGGTCTTCGGCGTCCTGCCGCGCACCGCGTCGCACGAAGAAGCCACGCAATAGCGGCGCGTGCTCTTCGAACATGCGCGCCAGGCGCCGTCTTGCCTGTTCGGCCACCTGCGTCGCCCCTGCCCCCTGAAGTGCGCCGCAAGGTACGGGCGCGGCGTGACGCCTTCATGACGGCTTCACGTTGGCCATGGAGATGTTCCTTCTCCCACCCGGCTACGTATCGGCGGCATCCAGGCTGGCCCCTCTACGCCGCGACTGGCATCCTACGGGCCGGTAATCACTTCGAAACCGGCCGCTTTCCATTCGGGAAAGCCATCCTCCAGGCGCCGCACAGTGAAGCCCAGCGCCCTCAGTTTTTCCACGACCTCGAAGGACATCACGCAATACGGGCCTCGGCAGTAGGCCACGATCTCCCTGTCCTTGGGCAGGTTGATCAATGCCGCTTCCAGTTCCGAGGCGGGAACGTTCAAGGCACCGGGAAGATGGCCCAGGGCGTATTCCGACGAAGGCCGAACATCCAGAAGGGTCACTCCATCCGTCGCCAGGCGCTCCAGCAGCGCTTCGCGCGATACGGGTTCAAGGGCGTCGCGCTGTTCGAAGAAATCCCGCATGACACCCTGCACTTCGGCAACATTGCGCTCGCCGAAGCAGCCCAGCGCCCGCAGCAGCGCAACGACCTCGGCCTCGCCGGACAGGCTGTAATAGATGTGCTTGCCCTGGCGATCGGGCTCCACCAGCCGGGCCCGCCGCAGCAACTGAAGGTGTCGCGAGGTATTGGCCACGCTCAACCCGGTCGCCTCCGCCAGCGCCTCGACGCTGCGCGGCCCCTGCGAAATCGCCTCCAGCAGCTCCAGCCGGTGAACATGCCCGATCGCCTGGGCGACGTCAGCCAGGGCGTGATAGATCGCCTGCCTGGGCTGGGGGATTGACTTTGCCTTATCCATACTCAAACATTCTGCATATTGATTGAATGTTAGTCCAGTCACTGGCTGAACCCGCGTCACGGCACCCATCCTATCCAAGAAGCGTCCCCATGCCCGGCAACCCCATGCATCGGCAGGTGTTCCTGCTGGCCAGCGCCCAGGCGCTGTTCCAGATTGTCTCGGTGATCGTCATGACCGTCGGCGGGCTGGCGGGTGCTCACCTCGCCCCTGCCCCGCAGTGGGCCACCCTCCCCATCGCGACCATGTTTCTGGGAACGGCATTGACCACCTTCCCCGCCGCCATGTGGATGGCCAGGGCCGGGCGGCGGGTCGGATTCATCTGCGGTTCGCTGCTGGGCCTGGCCGGCGGCGGCATTGCTGCGCTGGGAATCGCCCGGCATTCGATGGCCTTGCTGGCTGCCGGCACGCTGCTGGTGGGCGCTTACCAGGCCTTCGCGCAGTTCTATCGC from the Stenotrophomonas maltophilia genome contains:
- a CDS encoding ArsR/SmtB family transcription factor; the encoded protein is MDKAKSIPQPRQAIYHALADVAQAIGHVHRLELLEAISQGPRSVEALAEATGLSVANTSRHLQLLRRARLVEPDRQGKHIYYSLSGEAEVVALLRALGCFGERNVAEVQGVMRDFFEQRDALEPVSREALLERLATDGVTLLDVRPSSEYALGHLPGALNVPASELEAALINLPKDREIVAYCRGPYCVMSFEVVEKLRALGFTVRRLEDGFPEWKAAGFEVITGP
- a CDS encoding RNA polymerase sigma factor, with amino-acid sequence MFEEHAPLLRGFFVRRGARQDAEDLVQETYLRLLRAHEGKGEPIANPEAYLFTVAQNLAREQAARRRWSTLSIEEIEGPGQNLASGECVEDAAEREQRRQRLQTLLETLPEHTRAVLVMQYRDGLSYKQIAERMGVSAHMVKKHVVRGLSVCRRALAEPAGRS